From one Streptomyces chromofuscus genomic stretch:
- a CDS encoding class F sortase: MDRAWSRRALLAVLAAAVVGLVAAAALLIDAWSGQPRSSAEDFGATPRNGAPTAPKTPSGTPGRTPDTPVRDDAGAAAASASAPIAEPLSLSLPRLGVRAPVDPVGVTGDGQVRVPEDPRRVGWYRFSPPPGASAGSAVIVGHVDSDRGGLGVLVALADVRRGDRVLVERSDGGSVAFRVVSRRTLPKEDLAESGAFRRDGSAALTLITCTGPFLPDDGGYRNNLVVTAVPASK, encoded by the coding sequence ATGGACAGGGCCTGGTCACGGCGAGCCCTGCTCGCGGTCCTGGCCGCGGCCGTCGTGGGGCTCGTGGCCGCCGCCGCGCTGCTGATCGACGCCTGGTCGGGCCAACCGCGTTCGTCCGCCGAGGACTTCGGCGCCACGCCGCGCAACGGTGCACCTACCGCGCCGAAGACGCCGAGCGGGACACCGGGGCGGACGCCGGACACGCCGGTGCGCGACGACGCGGGCGCCGCGGCCGCGTCGGCCTCCGCGCCGATCGCCGAGCCGCTGTCCCTGTCGTTGCCCCGGCTCGGTGTCCGGGCGCCGGTCGACCCGGTGGGCGTGACCGGCGACGGGCAGGTGCGGGTTCCCGAGGATCCGCGACGGGTGGGCTGGTACCGCTTCTCGCCCCCACCGGGCGCGTCCGCCGGGTCCGCGGTGATCGTCGGCCACGTCGACTCCGACCGGGGCGGCCTGGGCGTCCTCGTGGCGCTGGCGGACGTGCGGCGGGGCGACCGCGTCCTCGTGGAGCGGTCGGACGGCGGCAGCGTCGCCTTTCGCGTGGTCTCACGGCGCACCCTCCCCAAGGAGGACCTGGCGGAGTCGGGGGCGTTCCGCAGGGACGGGTCCGCGGCCCTGACCCTGATCACGTGCACCGGCCCCTTCCTGCCGGACGACGGTGGATACCGGAACAACCTGGTCGTCACCGCGGTGCCGGCGTCGAAGTGA
- a CDS encoding DUF4397 domain-containing protein, translated as MTARVAGAALAAGAVAVLSVTAGSSALAQPRAADEQATVSVLHGVPGLTVDVYAGDKELIPDFEPGTLTDPMKLDAGSYDIRIFQDGQGPDGTPAIQKTVDVPAGADATLVAHLTADGEPALHAYVNDTSEVPAGQARLTVRHVAAAPAVDVRADGTPVFEDLVNPKEAKGEVSAGTVSADVVLAGTDTVALGPADLDLAEGTNTIVYAWGSAQDENLALKTQTVTGMHSAPKGVPAGESGQAAAHNERLPLGALSLGALSALGVAGVVFRLRASSR; from the coding sequence ATGACCGCACGAGTCGCGGGCGCCGCGCTGGCCGCCGGTGCCGTTGCCGTCCTCTCCGTCACCGCCGGCTCTTCCGCACTCGCTCAGCCGCGGGCCGCGGACGAGCAGGCCACGGTGTCGGTGCTGCACGGCGTGCCCGGCCTGACAGTGGACGTCTACGCCGGAGACAAGGAGCTGATCCCGGACTTCGAACCGGGAACGCTGACCGACCCGATGAAGCTGGACGCGGGTTCCTACGACATCAGGATCTTCCAGGACGGTCAGGGGCCGGACGGCACCCCCGCCATCCAGAAGACCGTGGACGTGCCCGCGGGGGCCGACGCCACCCTGGTCGCCCATCTGACGGCCGACGGCGAGCCCGCGTTGCACGCGTACGTCAACGACACCTCCGAGGTGCCGGCCGGGCAGGCCCGGCTGACCGTGCGGCACGTCGCCGCCGCACCGGCGGTCGACGTCCGGGCCGACGGCACGCCGGTCTTCGAGGACCTGGTCAATCCGAAGGAGGCCAAGGGCGAGGTGTCCGCCGGCACGGTGTCCGCGGACGTGGTCCTGGCCGGCACGGACACGGTCGCGCTCGGTCCGGCCGATCTGGACCTGGCCGAGGGCACCAACACCATCGTCTACGCCTGGGGCAGCGCCCAGGACGAGAACCTGGCGCTCAAGACGCAGACGGTGACCGGTATGCACTCGGCGCCGAAGGGCGTCCCCGCCGGCGAGAGCGGACAGGCCGCTGCACACAATGAGCGCCTGCCGCTCGGCGCGCTCTCCCTCGGCGCGCTGTCCGCCCTGGGTGTCGCCGGAGTGGTGTTCCGGCTGCGTGCCTCGTCCCGCTGA
- a CDS encoding helix-turn-helix domain-containing protein: MADDYLVRIGKLIRDARQHRGWTQSQLAEALGTSQSAVNRIERGNQNISLEMIARIGEALDSEIVSLGYAGPMHLRVVGGRRLSGAIDVKTSKNACVALLCATLLNKGRTVLRRVARIEEVYRLLEVLGSIGVRTRWINDGVDLEIVPPADLDLASIDAEAARRTRSIIMFLGPLLHRMDRFKLPYAGGCDLGTRTIEPHMIALRRFGLDITATEGQYHALVDQSVRPDRPIVLTERGDTVTENALLAAARHDGVTVIRNASSNYMVQDLCFFLEALGVKVEGIGTTTLTVHGMPTIDVDVDYSPSEDPVEAMSLVAAAVVTESELTVRRVPIEFLEIELAVLEEMGLDHDRTPEYVADNGRTRLVDLTVRPSKLEAPIDKIHPMPFPGLNIDNVPFFAAIAAVAQGKTLIHDWVYDNRAIYLTDLNRLGGRLQLLDPHRVLVEGPTRWRAAEMMCPPALRPAVVVLLAMMAAEGTSVLRNVYVINRGYEDLAERLNSIGAQIEIFRDI, translated from the coding sequence ATGGCAGACGACTACCTCGTACGCATCGGCAAGCTCATCCGTGACGCCCGGCAGCACCGGGGTTGGACGCAGTCCCAGCTTGCCGAGGCGCTCGGAACCAGCCAGAGCGCCGTCAATCGCATCGAGCGCGGCAATCAGAACATCAGCCTTGAGATGATCGCTCGAATCGGTGAGGCTCTCGACAGTGAGATCGTCTCTCTGGGCTACGCGGGCCCGATGCACCTGAGGGTGGTCGGCGGGCGCCGGCTGTCCGGGGCCATCGATGTGAAGACGAGCAAGAACGCGTGCGTGGCACTGCTGTGCGCCACGCTGCTCAACAAGGGGCGCACGGTGCTGCGTCGGGTCGCCCGCATCGAAGAGGTGTACCGCCTGCTGGAGGTGCTCGGGTCCATCGGCGTCCGCACCCGCTGGATCAACGACGGCGTGGACCTGGAGATCGTGCCGCCGGCCGATCTGGACCTGGCCTCCATCGACGCCGAGGCGGCCCGCCGCACCCGCTCCATCATCATGTTCCTCGGCCCGCTGCTGCACCGCATGGACCGCTTCAAGCTGCCGTACGCCGGCGGCTGCGACCTGGGCACGCGGACCATCGAGCCGCACATGATCGCGCTGCGCCGGTTCGGGCTGGACATCACGGCGACGGAGGGTCAGTACCACGCCCTCGTCGACCAGTCGGTGCGGCCCGACCGGCCGATCGTGCTGACCGAGCGCGGCGACACGGTGACCGAGAACGCGCTGCTCGCCGCCGCCCGCCACGACGGTGTGACCGTCATCCGCAACGCCTCCTCCAACTACATGGTCCAGGACCTCTGCTTCTTCCTGGAGGCGCTGGGCGTCAAGGTCGAGGGCATCGGCACCACCACGCTCACCGTGCATGGCATGCCGACCATCGACGTCGACGTGGACTACTCCCCCTCCGAGGACCCGGTCGAGGCGATGAGCCTGGTCGCCGCCGCCGTCGTCACCGAGTCGGAGCTGACGGTGCGTCGGGTGCCGATCGAGTTCCTGGAGATCGAGCTCGCGGTCCTGGAGGAGATGGGCCTCGACCACGACCGCACGCCCGAGTACGTCGCCGACAACGGCCGTACGCGGCTGGTGGACCTCACGGTCCGGCCCTCCAAGCTGGAGGCGCCGATCGACAAGATTCACCCGATGCCGTTCCCCGGCCTGAACATCGACAACGTCCCGTTCTTCGCGGCGATCGCGGCGGTCGCCCAGGGCAAGACCCTCATCCACGACTGGGTGTACGACAACCGCGCGATCTACCTGACGGACCTCAACCGCCTCGGCGGCCGGCTCCAGCTCCTGGACCCGCACCGCGTCCTCGTCGAGGGCCCGACCCGCTGGCGCGCCGCCGAGATGATGTGCCCGCCCGCCCTGCGCCCCGCCGTGGTAGTCCTGCTGGCCATGATGGCGGCGGAGGGGACGTCCGTGCTGCGGAACGTGTACGTCATCAACCGGGGCTACGAGGACCTGGCCGAGCGGCTCAACTCGATCGGGGCGCAGATCGAGATCTTCCGGGACATCTGA
- a CDS encoding DUF4236 domain-containing protein: protein MPLTFRKSFQILPGVRLNINRHSWSITTGGKHGPRHTHSSTGRRTTSVDLPGPFGWRRTRSARRR from the coding sequence ATGCCACTCACGTTCCGTAAAAGCTTCCAGATCCTGCCCGGGGTCCGACTGAACATCAATCGACACTCCTGGTCCATCACGACGGGCGGCAAGCACGGGCCGCGCCACACGCACAGCAGCACCGGACGTCGTACGACATCGGTGGATTTGCCCGGTCCTTTCGGGTGGCGTCGAACCCGTTCCGCGCGCCGCCGTTGA
- the acnA gene encoding aconitate hydratase AcnA, which translates to MSANSFDARSTLQVGDESYEIFRLDKVEGSARLPYSLKVLLENLLRTEDGANITADHIRALGNWDSQAQPSQEIQFTPARVIMQDFTGVPCVVDLATMREAVKELGGDPARINPLAPAELVIDHSVIADKFGTNDAFKVNVDLEYGRNKERYQFLRWGQTAFDEFKVVPPGTGIVHQVNIEHLARVVMVRDGKAYPDTLVGTDSHTTMVNGLGVLGWGVGGIEAEAAMLGQPVSMLIPRVVGFKLTGELPTGTTATDLVLTITEMLRKHGVVGKFVEFYGEGVAATSLANRATIGNMSPEFGSTAAIFPIDDETLNYLKLTGRSEQQVALVEAYAKEQGLWLDPAAEPDFSEKLELDLSTVVPSIAGPKRPQDRIVLANAAEQFKQDVRNYVDSVDEAGVESFPASDAPAVAPNGAPSNPVPVTAPDGTTYELDHGAVTVAAITSCTNTSNPYVMVAAALVAKKAVEKGLTRKPWVKTTLAPGSKVVTDYFEKAGLTPYLDKVGFNLVGYGCTTCIGNSGPLPEEVSKAVNDHDLAVTSVLSGNRNFEGRINPDVKMNYLASPPLVVAYAIAGSMKVDITRDALGTDTDGKPVFLKDIWPSEAEVNDVVAGAIGEDMFAKSYSDVFAGDAQWQALPIPTGNTFEWDPESTYVRKPPYFEGMQMEPAPVQDISGARVLAKLGDSVTTDHISPAGAIKADTPAGKYLTEHGVQRADFNSYGSRRGNHEVMIRGTFANIRLRNQIAPGTEGGYTRDFTQEGGPVSFIYDASQNYQAAGIPLVVLAGKEYGSGSSRDWAAKGTALLGVKAVIAESYERIHRSNLIGMGVLPLQFPEGQSASSLGLTGEESFSISGVTELNDGTTPRTVKVTTDTGVEFDAVVRIDTPGEADYYRNGGIMQYVLRSLIRK; encoded by the coding sequence GTGTCGGCGAACAGCTTCGACGCCCGCAGCACGCTGCAGGTGGGCGACGAGTCGTACGAGATCTTCCGCCTGGACAAGGTGGAGGGCTCGGCCCGGCTCCCCTACAGCCTTAAGGTCCTGCTGGAGAACCTGCTCCGCACCGAGGACGGCGCGAACATCACCGCCGACCACATCCGCGCCCTCGGCAACTGGGACTCCCAGGCCCAGCCGTCCCAGGAGATCCAGTTCACGCCGGCCCGCGTGATCATGCAGGACTTCACCGGTGTGCCCTGTGTCGTCGACCTCGCCACCATGCGCGAGGCCGTCAAGGAACTCGGCGGCGACCCGGCCAGGATCAACCCGCTGGCCCCGGCCGAGCTGGTCATCGACCACTCCGTCATCGCCGACAAGTTCGGCACCAACGACGCCTTCAAGGTGAACGTCGACCTGGAGTACGGCCGCAACAAGGAGCGCTACCAGTTCCTGCGCTGGGGCCAGACCGCCTTCGACGAGTTCAAGGTCGTCCCGCCCGGCACCGGCATCGTCCACCAGGTGAACATCGAGCACCTGGCCCGCGTCGTCATGGTCCGCGACGGCAAGGCCTACCCCGACACCCTGGTCGGCACCGACTCGCACACCACGATGGTCAACGGCCTCGGCGTTCTCGGCTGGGGCGTCGGCGGCATCGAGGCCGAGGCCGCGATGCTCGGCCAGCCGGTCTCCATGCTCATCCCGCGCGTCGTCGGCTTCAAGCTGACCGGCGAGCTGCCCACCGGCACCACCGCCACCGACCTCGTGCTCACGATCACCGAGATGCTGCGCAAGCACGGCGTCGTCGGCAAGTTCGTCGAGTTCTACGGCGAGGGCGTGGCCGCCACCTCGCTGGCCAACCGCGCCACCATCGGCAACATGTCGCCGGAGTTCGGCTCCACCGCCGCGATCTTCCCGATCGACGACGAGACCCTGAACTACCTCAAGCTCACCGGCCGCTCCGAGCAGCAGGTCGCGCTCGTCGAGGCGTACGCCAAGGAGCAGGGCCTGTGGCTGGACCCGGCCGCCGAGCCGGACTTCTCCGAGAAGCTGGAGCTGGACCTCTCCACGGTCGTCCCCTCCATCGCCGGCCCGAAGCGCCCGCAGGACCGCATCGTCCTCGCCAACGCCGCCGAGCAGTTCAAGCAGGACGTGCGCAACTACGTGGACAGCGTGGACGAGGCGGGCGTCGAGTCCTTCCCGGCCTCCGACGCCCCGGCCGTCGCGCCCAACGGCGCCCCGTCCAACCCGGTCCCGGTCACCGCCCCCGACGGCACGACCTACGAGCTCGACCACGGTGCCGTGACGGTCGCGGCCATCACCTCCTGCACCAACACCTCCAACCCGTACGTCATGGTCGCCGCCGCGCTGGTGGCCAAGAAGGCGGTCGAGAAGGGCCTGACCCGCAAGCCGTGGGTCAAGACCACCCTCGCGCCGGGTTCGAAGGTCGTCACCGACTACTTCGAGAAGGCGGGCCTGACCCCGTACCTCGACAAGGTCGGCTTCAACCTCGTCGGCTACGGCTGCACCACCTGCATCGGCAACTCCGGCCCGCTGCCGGAAGAGGTCTCCAAGGCCGTCAACGACCACGACCTCGCCGTCACCTCGGTCCTCTCCGGCAACCGGAACTTCGAGGGCCGCATCAACCCCGACGTCAAGATGAACTACCTGGCGTCCCCGCCGCTGGTCGTCGCGTACGCCATCGCGGGCTCCATGAAGGTGGACATCACCCGGGACGCCCTCGGCACCGACACCGACGGCAAGCCGGTCTTCCTCAAGGACATCTGGCCCTCCGAGGCCGAGGTCAACGACGTCGTCGCGGGCGCCATCGGCGAGGACATGTTCGCCAAGTCCTACAGCGACGTCTTCGCGGGCGACGCCCAGTGGCAGGCGCTGCCGATCCCGACCGGCAACACCTTCGAGTGGGACCCGGAGTCGACCTACGTCCGCAAGCCCCCGTACTTCGAGGGCATGCAGATGGAGCCGGCCCCCGTCCAGGACATCTCCGGCGCCCGCGTGCTGGCCAAGCTGGGCGACTCGGTCACCACCGACCACATCTCCCCGGCCGGCGCGATCAAGGCCGACACCCCGGCGGGCAAGTACCTCACGGAGCACGGCGTCCAGCGCGCCGACTTCAACTCCTACGGCTCGCGCCGCGGCAACCACGAGGTCATGATCCGCGGCACGTTCGCCAACATCCGCCTGCGCAACCAGATCGCGCCGGGCACCGAGGGCGGCTACACCCGCGACTTCACGCAGGAGGGCGGCCCGGTCTCCTTCATCTACGACGCCTCGCAGAACTACCAGGCCGCCGGCATCCCGCTGGTCGTCCTGGCGGGCAAGGAGTACGGCTCCGGCTCGTCCCGCGACTGGGCGGCCAAGGGCACGGCCCTGCTCGGCGTCAAGGCCGTCATCGCCGAGTCGTACGAGCGCATCCACCGCTCGAACCTCATCGGCATGGGCGTCCTGCCGCTGCAGTTCCCGGAGGGCCAGTCCGCCTCGTCCCTCGGCCTGACCGGCGAGGAGTCCTTCTCCATCAGCGGCGTCACCGAGCTGAACGACGGCACCACGCCGCGCACGGTGAAGGTCACCACCGACACGGGCGTCGAGTTCGACGCGGTCGTCCGCATCGACACCCCCGGTGAGGCCGACTACTACCGCAACGGCGGCATCATGCAGTACGTGCTGCGCAGCCTGATCCGCAAGTAA
- a CDS encoding GH92 family glycosyl hydrolase, translating into MQYRVPYRVRHRWGSAVVTATAFALAVGSQGVAVALPAAPAAAEREFTSSFETGEPAPDWLNTVDTAPDGSKRAAGVDGGYSSGIPGNVTDHVTDVRANGENSGAGEVKENLVDGEPSTKWLTFTPTGWAEFDLDAPVKLARYALTSANDHAERDPVDWTLQGSTDGKDWKTLDSRTGEGFTERFQTKLYDIPETAAAEFRHYRLDITRNNGGGILQLADVQFSTGGSDEPVPQDMLSLVDRGPSGSPTAKAGAGFTGKRALRYAGRHTAEGRAYSYNKVFDVDVAVGRDTELSYRIFPSMADGDRDYDATNVSVDLAFTDGTHLSELGATDQHGFGLSPRGQGEAKVLYVNQWNNVVSRIGSVAAGKTVDRILVAYDSPAGPAKFRGWVDDVALTVKAPEKPKAHLSDYAVTTRGTNSSGGFSRGNNFPATAVPHGFNFWTPVTNAGSLSWLYDYARANNADNLPTIQAFSASHEPSPWMGDRQTFQVMPSAAAGTPDIGRTARALAFKHDNEVARPHYYGVRFENGLKAEMTPTDHAAMLRFTYPGDDASVLFDNVTDQAGLTLDQATGTVTGYSDVKSGLSTGATRLFVYGTFDKPVKEGSASGVKGYLRFDAGADRTVTLRLATSLISVEQAKDNLRQEIPEGTSFETVRAKAQKLWDRLLGKVEVEGATPDQLTTLYSSLYRLYLYPNSGFEKVGEKYQYASPFSPMTGQDTPTHTGAKIVDGKVYVNNGFWDTYRTTWPAYSLLTPGQAGEMVDGFVQQYKDGGWTSRWSSPGYADLMTGTSSDVAFADAYVKGVDFDEKAAYDAAVKNATVVPPSSGVGRKGMATSPFLGYTSTDTHEGLSWALEGYLNDYGIARMGKALFEKTGEKRYKEESEYFLDRARKYVNLFDSEAGFFQGRDAQGKWRVESSKYDPRVWGHDYTETNGWGYAFTAPQDSRGLANLYGGRSGLAEKLDEYFATPETASPEFVGSYGGVIHEMTEARDVRMGMYGHSNQVAHHAIYMYDAAGRPWKAQEKVREVLSRLYTGSEIGQGYHGDEDNGEQSAWFLFSALGFYPLVMGSGEYAVGSPLFTKATVHLENGEDLVVRAPKNSAKNVYVQGLKVNGRSWTSTSLPHSLLAKGGVLEFDMGPRPSTWGTGEDAAPVSITKDDEVPAPRTDLITGTGALFDNTSATAAGVTSVELPVSGRAKAVQYTLTSSDRANAPTGWKLQGSADGTSWRTLDERAGESFRWDRQTRAFTVTRAGAYVKYRLVVSGGEATLSEVELLGR; encoded by the coding sequence ATGCAGTACAGAGTTCCGTACAGGGTGCGGCACAGATGGGGGTCGGCGGTCGTGACGGCGACCGCCTTCGCTTTGGCCGTGGGCTCGCAGGGCGTGGCGGTCGCCCTGCCCGCCGCACCGGCGGCCGCCGAACGGGAGTTCACGTCCTCGTTCGAGACAGGGGAGCCGGCACCGGACTGGCTGAACACCGTCGACACCGCGCCGGACGGCAGCAAGCGCGCCGCCGGCGTGGACGGCGGGTACAGCAGCGGCATTCCGGGCAATGTGACCGACCACGTCACCGACGTACGGGCCAACGGCGAGAACAGCGGTGCCGGCGAGGTGAAGGAGAACCTCGTCGACGGCGAGCCGAGCACCAAGTGGCTGACCTTCACGCCCACGGGCTGGGCCGAGTTCGACCTGGACGCACCGGTGAAACTCGCCCGCTACGCCCTGACTTCGGCCAACGACCACGCCGAACGCGATCCGGTGGACTGGACCCTGCAGGGCTCCACCGACGGCAAGGACTGGAAGACCCTCGACAGCCGCACCGGTGAGGGCTTCACCGAGCGTTTCCAGACAAAGCTGTACGACATCCCGGAGACCGCGGCCGCCGAGTTCCGGCACTACCGGCTGGACATCACCAGGAACAACGGCGGCGGCATCCTGCAGCTGGCGGACGTTCAGTTCTCCACGGGCGGCAGCGACGAACCGGTCCCGCAGGACATGCTGTCGCTGGTCGACCGCGGCCCGAGCGGCTCGCCCACCGCGAAGGCGGGCGCCGGCTTCACCGGCAAGCGGGCGCTGCGCTACGCCGGTCGGCACACCGCGGAGGGCCGGGCGTACTCGTACAACAAGGTCTTCGACGTGGACGTGGCCGTCGGCAGGGACACCGAGCTGTCGTACCGCATCTTCCCCTCGATGGCGGACGGCGACCGGGACTACGACGCGACGAACGTCTCCGTCGACCTGGCCTTCACCGACGGCACGCACCTGAGCGAACTGGGGGCGACCGACCAGCACGGCTTCGGGCTCTCCCCGCGCGGGCAGGGCGAGGCCAAGGTGCTGTACGTCAACCAGTGGAACAACGTCGTCTCCCGCATCGGCTCGGTGGCGGCCGGCAAGACCGTCGACCGGATCCTGGTGGCGTACGACTCCCCCGCCGGCCCGGCGAAGTTCCGCGGCTGGGTGGACGACGTGGCCCTGACCGTGAAGGCGCCCGAGAAGCCGAAGGCGCACCTGTCGGACTACGCGGTCACCACGCGCGGCACCAACTCCAGCGGCGGCTTCTCGCGCGGCAACAACTTCCCCGCGACCGCCGTGCCGCACGGTTTCAACTTCTGGACGCCGGTCACCAACGCGGGCTCGCTCAGCTGGCTGTACGACTACGCCCGCGCCAACAACGCGGACAACCTGCCGACGATCCAGGCGTTCAGCGCGAGCCACGAGCCGAGCCCCTGGATGGGCGACCGGCAGACCTTCCAGGTGATGCCGTCCGCCGCCGCCGGGACCCCGGACATCGGGCGCACGGCGCGGGCCCTGGCCTTCAAGCACGACAACGAGGTCGCGCGGCCGCACTACTACGGGGTGCGCTTCGAGAACGGCCTGAAGGCCGAGATGACCCCGACGGACCACGCGGCGATGCTCCGGTTCACCTACCCCGGTGACGACGCGAGCGTCCTGTTCGACAACGTGACCGACCAGGCGGGGCTGACCCTCGACCAGGCGACCGGCACGGTGACCGGCTACTCGGACGTGAAGTCCGGCCTGTCGACCGGCGCCACCCGGCTGTTCGTCTACGGCACGTTCGACAAGCCGGTGAAGGAGGGCTCGGCGAGCGGTGTGAAGGGCTACCTGCGCTTCGACGCGGGCGCCGACCGCACCGTGACACTGCGCCTGGCGACCTCGCTCATCAGCGTCGAGCAGGCCAAGGACAACCTGCGCCAGGAGATCCCGGAGGGCACCTCCTTCGAGACGGTCCGGGCGAAGGCCCAGAAGCTGTGGGACCGGCTGCTCGGCAAGGTCGAGGTCGAGGGCGCCACGCCGGACCAGCTGACCACGCTGTACTCCAGCCTCTACCGGCTGTACCTGTACCCGAACTCCGGCTTCGAGAAGGTCGGCGAGAAGTACCAGTACGCCTCCCCCTTCTCCCCGATGACCGGGCAGGACACCCCGACCCACACCGGCGCGAAGATCGTCGACGGCAAGGTGTACGTCAACAACGGCTTCTGGGACACCTACCGGACGACCTGGCCGGCGTACTCGCTGCTGACGCCCGGCCAGGCGGGCGAGATGGTCGACGGCTTCGTGCAGCAGTACAAGGACGGCGGCTGGACCTCGCGCTGGTCCTCGCCCGGGTACGCGGACCTGATGACCGGCACCTCCTCGGACGTCGCCTTCGCGGACGCGTACGTGAAGGGCGTCGACTTCGACGAGAAGGCGGCGTACGACGCGGCGGTGAAGAACGCCACCGTCGTGCCGCCGTCGTCGGGCGTGGGCCGCAAGGGCATGGCGACGTCGCCGTTCCTCGGCTACACCAGCACCGACACGCACGAGGGCCTGTCGTGGGCGCTGGAGGGCTACCTCAACGACTACGGCATCGCGCGGATGGGCAAGGCGCTGTTCGAGAAGACCGGTGAGAAGCGCTACAAGGAGGAGTCGGAGTACTTCCTCGACCGCGCCCGGAAGTACGTGAACCTCTTCGACTCCGAGGCCGGCTTCTTCCAGGGCCGCGACGCGCAGGGCAAGTGGCGGGTGGAGTCCTCGAAGTACGACCCGCGCGTGTGGGGCCACGACTACACCGAGACCAACGGCTGGGGCTACGCCTTCACCGCCCCGCAGGACAGCCGGGGCCTCGCCAACCTGTACGGCGGCCGGAGCGGGCTCGCCGAGAAGCTGGACGAGTACTTCGCGACGCCCGAGACGGCCTCGCCCGAGTTCGTCGGCTCGTACGGCGGAGTCATCCACGAGATGACGGAGGCGCGGGACGTCCGGATGGGCATGTACGGCCACTCCAACCAGGTCGCCCACCACGCGATCTACATGTACGACGCGGCCGGCCGGCCCTGGAAGGCGCAGGAGAAGGTGCGTGAGGTGCTGTCCCGCCTCTACACCGGCAGTGAGATCGGCCAGGGGTACCACGGTGACGAGGACAACGGCGAGCAGTCGGCCTGGTTCTTGTTCTCCGCCCTCGGCTTCTACCCGCTGGTGATGGGCAGCGGCGAATACGCCGTCGGCTCACCGCTGTTCACCAAGGCCACGGTGCATCTGGAGAACGGCGAGGACCTGGTCGTCCGGGCACCGAAGAACAGCGCGAAGAACGTCTACGTGCAGGGCCTGAAGGTCAACGGCCGCAGCTGGACGTCGACCTCGCTGCCGCACTCGCTGCTCGCGAAGGGCGGGGTGCTGGAGTTCGACATGGGCCCGCGGCCGTCGACGTGGGGCACGGGCGAGGACGCGGCGCCGGTCTCGATCACCAAGGACGACGAGGTGCCGGCGCCGCGGACGGACCTGATCACGGGCACGGGCGCGCTCTTCGACAACACGTCGGCGACGGCCGCCGGTGTGACGTCGGTGGAGCTGCCGGTGTCCGGGCGGGCGAAGGCGGTGCAGTACACGCTGACGTCCTCGGACCGTGCGAACGCCCCGACGGGGTGGAAGCTCCAGGGGTCGGCGGACGGCACGAGCTGGCGGACGCTGGACGAGCGCGCGGGTGAGTCCTTCCGCTGGGACCGGCAGACGCGGGCGTTCACCGTGACGCGGGCCGGTGCGTACGTGAAGTACCGCCTGGTCGTCAGTGGCGGTGAGGCGACGCTCTCGGAGGTGGAGCTGCTCGGCCGGTAA